GCTGGCCCGGGCCTGGAACCTCGGCCTCAAGCCGCGCGACAGCCTGGCCGACAACGACGGCCACGGCTTCTTCGAGGCGCTGGGCGACGGCGTGGTGACCGGCCCGACCCTGACCAATGTCAATGATTTCCGCGCGATCCTGATCGGCGCGCCGAGCCATGAGGTAAAGCCATGACCATTCCCCAGAATAGCTTCAAGCGCGCGCTGGACGCCGGCCACCTGCAGATCGGCCTGTGGTCGATCCTGTCGAGCCATGTGACGGTGGAGATCATCGCCGGCTCCGGCTTCGACTGGCTGGTGCTGGACACCGAGCATTCGCCCAACGAGCTGCCGATGGTCTACAGCCAGCTGCAGGCTGCGGCGGCCGGCGGACGGGCACATCCGGTGGTGCGGGTGCCATGGAACGACATGGTGACGCTGAAGCGCTACCTGGACATCGGCGTGCAGTCCTTCCTCATCCCCTATGTGGAGAGCGCGGAGGAGGCGGCCAACGCGGTCGCCTACACCCGCTATCCGCCGCATGGCGTGCGCGGCTATTCGGCCGCGCCGCGGGCGAGCGGCTTCGGCCGGATCAAGGACTATCCGCAGCTGTGCGAGGCGGAGCTTGCGGTCCTGGTGCAGGTGGAAAGCCGCCGTGGCCTCGACAACATCGAGGAGATCGCGGCGGTCGAGGGGGTGACGGGCGTGTTCATCGGCCCCGGCGACCTGGCGGCGGCGCTGGGCCATGTCGGCAATCCCAAGCACCCGGAGGTGCAGGCGGCGATCGAGAACGCAATCGCCCGCATCCGCGCCTGCGGCAAGCCGGCCGGCATCCTGTCGGCCGACGAGGCGCTCGCCAGGCGCTACATCGAGCTGGGCTGTACCTTCGTCGCCGTCGGATCCGACCTCGGCATCCTTGCCCGCACCTCCGAACAGCTCGCCGCAAAGTTCAAGACGAACGCCTGATATCGAAGCCGTCTGCAAGACGGGCGAAGACTCTCCAGTTTTTAAAGTGATGGTGGCCCTGCGGACAAAACAACGTCCGCAGGGCCAAAATTTTTCATGCGCGATTGAGGCTTCAGACACTGCCTCACGCCGATGCGGTCTAGGCTTGATGCCTCTCCCACCAAAGACCGAAAAGATGGTTGACCTCGAATACCGGCGTCGCGACAGGTGGTCGCACCACTACGCCTTCGGCTCATTTTCGCCTTCTGTCTTGGATACAAGGGCGCTAATACTGTTGATGACAGCGCTGTCATAACGGTTGTCCGCAGATTCCGTTTCCTGTGCGCGTGTCTGAACCTTCTTCAAGGAAACAGCCGATGTTCCAGGTTCGCATCCACGGCCGTGGAGGACAAGGGGCGGTCACGGCCGCCGAAATGCTGTCCGTTGCGGCTTTCAAAGAGGGCCGCCATGCCCAGGCCTTCCCCAGTTTCGGATCGGAGCGTACCGGTGCGCCGGTGGTCTCCTTCTGCCGGATCGACGACAGGGAAATCCGTCTGCGCGAGCCGGTGCTGTCACCCGACGCGCTGATCGTCCAGGATCCCACGCTGTTCCAGACGGTCGATGTCTTCCAAGGCCTGCCCGCCAACGGCTTTGTGCTGATCAACTCGCCGCGCAGACTGGATGAGCTGCATCTGGACGGCGTTCTCGGCCGCCTTCCGCCGGGTCATGCACGCTGCGTTCCGGCCGGTGAACTGGCGAGGCTGCATGTCGGCCGCCCCCTGCCTAATGCTGCGCTGCTTGGCGGCTTCGCCGCAATGACCGGATTGATCCGGCTGGAGTCGGTGCTTGCCGCCATCCGCGAGGCTTTCCCCGGCCGCATCGGCGAGGCGAATGCCAACGCAGCGGCTGCGGCTTTTGAACACTGCCTCGCCTGAGGCGGGAGGAGTTTCCATGCTGAAGCAGATCGAAGGCAGCCGGGCCATGGCCGAGGCTATCGCCTTGTGCCGGCCGGAGGTCATCTGCGCCTATCCGATCACGCCGCAGACCCACATCGTCGAGGGGCTGGCGGAACTGGTGCGTGACGGGCGCCTGACCGGCTGCGAATACCTGAACGTCGAATCCGAGTTCGCCGCGCTGTCGGTCGCAATCGGCTCGTCGGCGGCAGGCGCCCGCACCTACACCGCCACATCCAGCCAAGGGCTGCTGTTCATGATGGAGGCGGTCTACAACGCTTCCGGCCTCGGGCTGCCGATCGTGATGACGCTCGGCAACCGCGCGATCGGCGCGCCGATCAACATCTGGAACGACCATTCCGATGCGATGGCCGTGCGCGACGCCGGCTGGATCATGCTGTTCGCGGAGACCAACCAGGAGGCGGTCGATCTTCACATCCAGGCATTCCGCCTTGCCGAAGAACTCTCCTGCCCGGTGATGGTCAATGTCGACGGCTTCATCCTGACCCACGCGGTCGAACGGGTGGACGTGCCGGAGCAGATCCAGGTCGACACCTTCCTGCCGCCCTTCGAACCGGTGCAGGTCCTCGACCCCCGCGATCCGGTGTCGATCGGCGCGATGGTGGGGCCGGAAGCCTTCACGGAAGTGCGCTATCTCGCCCATCACAAGCAGATGCTGGCGCTCGACGCCATCCCGCGCATCGCCGCGGAGTTCAAGGGCGTCTTCGGCCGTGAGTCCGGTGGCTTGCTGCGCGGCTACCGGATGGAGGATGCCGATACGGTCGTCGTCGCGATGGGGTCGGTGATGGGCACCATCAAGGACACCATCGACGAGATGCGGGACCAGGGCCACGCGGTGGGCGCCCTCCATATCGGATCCTTCCGCCCCTTCCCGCTTGAAGAGGTGCGCAGCGCCCTGCTCCCCGCCAAACGGGTCGTCGTGCTGGAGAAGAATCTGGCGATCGGCATGGGCGGCGTCCTGGCAAGCCATGTCCGCATGGCGTTGCGCGGGCACGGCAACCGCGTCCATACGCTGGTCGCCGGGCTCGGCGGACGGCCCATCACCCGCGCATCGCTGTCGCGGTTCCTGGCCGTGGTGGAGCAGGAGCCGCACAACACACTCCATTTCCTGGACCTCAATACCGAGGTTGTCGAGGCCGAGATCGCGCGGATGGCACAGACGCGGCGCAGCGGCCCGATCGCCGAGAACGTCCTGCGCCGGATGGGCGCAGGCGGTCTGCTGTAACGGAGGACTGCCATGCCGCAAACCGGCCCATCCCAGACCGTCAAGTTCTACCAGACCGGCACCCTGACCGTCGGCAATCGCCTGCTCGATCCGGCGTCGCGCACGGTGCAGTCGTCGGAAAGCCGCAGCAACGCCATCACCTGCGGCCACCGCGCCTGCCAGGGCTGCGGCGAGGCGCTCGGTGCACGCTATGCTGTCGATGCCGCCATGCGTGCGGCCAACTCCCAACTCGTCTGCGTCAACGCGACCGGCTGCCTGGAGGTGTTCACCACGCCCTATCCGGAGACCTCCTGGCAGGTGCCGTGGCTCCATTCGCTGTTCGGCAACGCCGCGGCGGTCGCGGCCGGCGTCGCCGCAGCGATGCGGGTCAAGGGACGGCAGGAGGTTCGCGTCCTCGCCCAGGGCGGCGACGGCGGCACCACCGACATCGGCTTCGGCTGCCTGTCGGGCATGTTCGAGCGGAACGACGACGTACTGTATGTCTGCTACGACAACCAGGCCTACATGAACACCGGCGTACAACGCTCGTCGGCCACGCCGCCGACCGCCCGGACGGCAACCACACCCGTGGCTGAAGATGCCCCCGGCAATGTCTTCGGCACCGGCAAGAACGTGCCGCTGATTGCCATGGCGCACAACATTCCCTATGTCGCCACCGCCTCCGTCGCCGACCTGCACGATCTGGAGGCCAAGGTGAACCGGGCGATGTCGCTGCGCGGCGCCCGCTACCTCCACGTCCTGGTGCCCTGCCCGCTCGGCTGGGGCTCGGCCAGCCACGACACCATCCGGCTCGCCCGGTTGGCGGTCGAATGCGGCCTGTTCCCGCTGTTCGAGGCGGAGCATGGGGAGATCACCGCTACCAAACCCATCCGCCGCCGGGTGCCGGTGGAGGAGTATCTGCGACCGCAGCGCCGCTTCGCCCACCTGTTCCGCCCGGATGCTCCGCACGCCGGCGAGGCGCTTGCCCGCATCCAGGCGATGGCGGACGCCAACATCCGCCGCTTCGACCTGCTGCGCATGTCCGATGACCGGAAGGAGACCGCGTGATGTCCAACCATCCCTTCGCGATCACGCTTGACGTCGGATCGTCGCTCGACAATCTGACCGGCTCCTGGCGAACCGCAAAGCCGGTCTATGGCGATCGCCTGCCTCCCTGCAACAAGCAGTGCCCGGCCGGCGAGAACATCCAGGGCTGGCTCTACCACGCCGAAAGCGGAGATTACCGCAAGGCATGGGAGGTGCTAATGCAGGACAACCCGCTCCCCGCCATCATGGGGCGCGCCTGCTATCACACCTGCGAGAGTGCCTGCAACCGCGGCCAGCTCGACCAGCCGGTCAGCATCCATGCGGTCGAGCGCTTCCTGGGCGATCTCGCCATCCGCGAGGGCTGGCAGGTCAAGGCCGGCGCGCCGACCGGCAAGCGCGTGCTGGTGATCGGCGCCGGTCCGTCGGGCCTTTCGGCCGCCTACCATCTGGCGCGGCTGGGTCATGCCGTCACGATTGCCGAGGCCGGTCCGAAAGTCGGCGGCATGATGCGCTTCGGCATCCCGAGCTACCGCGTTCCCCGCGACGTGCTGGACGCGGAGGTCGGGCGGATCACGGCGATGGGAGTGGAGATTCTCCTGAACACCCGCATCGCCGACATTCCCCAGGCAATGGCTGACGGAAGCTACGACGCCTGCTTCGCGGCGATCGGCGCCCATTTGGCCCGCCGTGTCGACATCCCCGCCGTCGCCGCCGGACGGGTGCTGGACGCCGTTTCGGTGCTGCGCGGGATGGAATGCGGCGATGAGCCGCCGCAGCTCGGCCGCCGCGTCGTCGTCTATGGCGGCGGCAACACGGCGATCGACGTTGCCCGCACCGCCAAGCGTCTCGGCGCCGAAGAGGCGACGATCGTCTATCGGCGCACCCGCGAAATGATGCCGGCCCACGACTTCGAAGTCGAAGAGGCGCTGGAGGAGGGTGTCGTCCTGAACTGGCTGCGCACCATCACGGCCGTCGAGGACGGCGCCATGCTGGTCGAGAAGATGGCGCTCGACGAGAAGGGCTGGCCGCAGCCGACCGGCGACTATGAGTCCATCGCCGGCGATACTCTGATCCTCGCACTCGGGCAGGAGGTGGACACGACGGTGATCGAGCGCGTGCCGGGCGTCGAGGTCAATCGGGACGGCACGGTCAAGGTGGGCGAAAACCTGCAGACCGGATATCCCGGCCTCTTCTGCGGCGGCGACATGGTGCCGTCGGACCGGACCGTCACCGTGGCCGTCGGGCATGGCAAAAAGGCGGCCCGCCACATCGATGCCTACCTGCGTGGCATGGAAGTGGAAACGCCGACCAAGCACCCGGATGCTGTCTTCGAGCGGTTGAACAGCT
Above is a genomic segment from Azospirillum humicireducens containing:
- a CDS encoding HpcH/HpaI aldolase family protein; amino-acid sequence: MTIPQNSFKRALDAGHLQIGLWSILSSHVTVEIIAGSGFDWLVLDTEHSPNELPMVYSQLQAAAAGGRAHPVVRVPWNDMVTLKRYLDIGVQSFLIPYVESAEEAANAVAYTRYPPHGVRGYSAAPRASGFGRIKDYPQLCEAELAVLVQVESRRGLDNIEEIAAVEGVTGVFIGPGDLAAALGHVGNPKHPEVQAAIENAIARIRACGKPAGILSADEALARRYIELGCTFVAVGSDLGILARTSEQLAAKFKTNA
- a CDS encoding 2-oxoacid:acceptor oxidoreductase family protein encodes the protein MFQVRIHGRGGQGAVTAAEMLSVAAFKEGRHAQAFPSFGSERTGAPVVSFCRIDDREIRLREPVLSPDALIVQDPTLFQTVDVFQGLPANGFVLINSPRRLDELHLDGVLGRLPPGHARCVPAGELARLHVGRPLPNAALLGGFAAMTGLIRLESVLAAIREAFPGRIGEANANAAAAAFEHCLA
- a CDS encoding pyruvate ferredoxin oxidoreductase, which gives rise to MLKQIEGSRAMAEAIALCRPEVICAYPITPQTHIVEGLAELVRDGRLTGCEYLNVESEFAALSVAIGSSAAGARTYTATSSQGLLFMMEAVYNASGLGLPIVMTLGNRAIGAPINIWNDHSDAMAVRDAGWIMLFAETNQEAVDLHIQAFRLAEELSCPVMVNVDGFILTHAVERVDVPEQIQVDTFLPPFEPVQVLDPRDPVSIGAMVGPEAFTEVRYLAHHKQMLALDAIPRIAAEFKGVFGRESGGLLRGYRMEDADTVVVAMGSVMGTIKDTIDEMRDQGHAVGALHIGSFRPFPLEEVRSALLPAKRVVVLEKNLAIGMGGVLASHVRMALRGHGNRVHTLVAGLGGRPITRASLSRFLAVVEQEPHNTLHFLDLNTEVVEAEIARMAQTRRSGPIAENVLRRMGAGGLL
- a CDS encoding thiamine pyrophosphate-dependent enzyme, with translation MPQTGPSQTVKFYQTGTLTVGNRLLDPASRTVQSSESRSNAITCGHRACQGCGEALGARYAVDAAMRAANSQLVCVNATGCLEVFTTPYPETSWQVPWLHSLFGNAAAVAAGVAAAMRVKGRQEVRVLAQGGDGGTTDIGFGCLSGMFERNDDVLYVCYDNQAYMNTGVQRSSATPPTARTATTPVAEDAPGNVFGTGKNVPLIAMAHNIPYVATASVADLHDLEAKVNRAMSLRGARYLHVLVPCPLGWGSASHDTIRLARLAVECGLFPLFEAEHGEITATKPIRRRVPVEEYLRPQRRFAHLFRPDAPHAGEALARIQAMADANIRRFDLLRMSDDRKETA
- a CDS encoding NAD(P)-binding protein — its product is MSNHPFAITLDVGSSLDNLTGSWRTAKPVYGDRLPPCNKQCPAGENIQGWLYHAESGDYRKAWEVLMQDNPLPAIMGRACYHTCESACNRGQLDQPVSIHAVERFLGDLAIREGWQVKAGAPTGKRVLVIGAGPSGLSAAYHLARLGHAVTIAEAGPKVGGMMRFGIPSYRVPRDVLDAEVGRITAMGVEILLNTRIADIPQAMADGSYDACFAAIGAHLARRVDIPAVAAGRVLDAVSVLRGMECGDEPPQLGRRVVVYGGGNTAIDVARTAKRLGAEEATIVYRRTREMMPAHDFEVEEALEEGVVLNWLRTITAVEDGAMLVEKMALDEKGWPQPTGDYESIAGDTLILALGQEVDTTVIERVPGVEVNRDGTVKVGENLQTGYPGLFCGGDMVPSDRTVTVAVGHGKKAARHIDAYLRGMEVETPTKHPDAVFERLNSWYYTDAPQSVQPTLDLLRRSTSFDEVHGGLDEETAQFEARRCLSCGNCFECDNCFGVCPDNAIIKLGPGQRFQINDDFCKGCGICAAECPCGAIDMVPEEV